One Alligator mississippiensis isolate rAllMis1 chromosome 16, rAllMis1, whole genome shotgun sequence genomic region harbors:
- the SIDT2 gene encoding SID1 transmembrane family member 2 isoform X5, which translates to MLALRLPLVLLLLAPVLPEPPPAKTVSQKEAEFDKIYSDWVNSELVNIYTFNHTVLRNRTEGIRVSVNVLSKLKDTPVLFVVRQKEAVVSFQVPLILRGLYQRKYMYQDVSRTLCQPQVKTELETQFFYVDVSTLSVRNASYQLRATRVENFVLRTDERFSFNATAAQPQYFKYVFPKGVDSVIVKVTSAMAFPCSVISIQDILCPVYDLDNNVAFIGMYQTMTKKAAITVQRKDFPSNSFYVVVVVKTEDEACGGNLRYYPFSKDEPVDQGNRQKALEVVVSPAITSEAYVSGMLFCLGIFLSFYALTLLIACWKSCRQQKKKGLLAALGSPSTDTASLLGHARATPDSLLGRPYDGYGYGSFENGSTLSTEGVTDSMGSTEVSYAYAGQDPFKRRVSSSQTRHLAIAMERSLENVASRPRLDSLSSVEEDDYDTLADIDSDKNVIRTKKYLSVADLARKDKRVLRKKYQIYFWNIATIAVFYALPVIQLVITYQTVVNVTGNQDICYYNFLCAHPLGNLSAFNNILSNLGYILLGLLFLLIILQREIHYNRALMRSDTNALECGIPKHFGLFYAMGTALMMEGLLSACYHVCPNYTNFQFDTSFMYMIAGLCMLKLYQKRHPDINASAYSAYACLAVVIFFSVVGVVFGRGNTVFWIVFSVIHIFATLLLSTQLYYMGRWKLDSGIPRRIVHVMYTDCIRQCSGPMIGWCCWSWATSSTGPSLPTASSSAPMTLPPTCWPSASATCCSTSPSTSS; encoded by the exons ATGCTGGCCCTGCGCCTGCCCCtcgtcctgctgctgctggcgccgGTGCTGCCCGAGCCCCCGCCTGCCAAGACCGTCTCCCAGAAGGAGGCCGAGTTTGACAAGATCTACTCGGACTGGGTGAACAGCGAGCTGGTGAACATCTACACCTTCAACCACACCGTGCTGAGGAACAGG ACCGAGGGCATCCGGGTGTCGGTGAATGTGCTGTCCAAGCTGAAGGACACGCCCGTGCTCTTCGTGGTGAGGCAGAAGGAGGCAGTGGTGTCCTTCCAGGTGCCGCTGATCCTGCGGGGCCT CTACCAGAGGAAGTACATGTACCAGGACGTGAGCCGTACGCTGTGCCAGCCCCAGGTCAAGACCGAGTTGGAGACGCAGTTCTTCTACGTGGACGTGTCCACACTGTCCGTGAGGAACGCGTCCTACCAGCTACGGGCCACCCGCGTGGAGAACTTCGTGCTCAG GACGGACGAACGGTTCAGCTTCAATGCCACGGCCGCCCAGCCACAG TACTTCAAGTATGTGTTCCCGAAGGGGGTGGACTCGGTGATTGTGAAGGTGACCTCGGCCATGGCCTTCCCCTGCTCCGTCATCTCCATCCAGGACATCCTG TGCCCCGTCTACGACCTGGACAACAACGTGGCCTTCATCGGGATGTACCAGACCATGACCAAGAAGGCGGCCATCACCGTGCAG AGGAAGGATTTCCCCAGCAACAGCTTCtacgtggtggtggtggtgaagaCGGAGGACGAGGCCTGTGGCGGGAATCTGCGTTACTACCCCTTCTCCAAAG ACGAACCCGTAGATCAAGGCAATCGGCAGAAGGCGCTGGAGGTGGTGGTGTCACCTGCTATTACCT CGGAGGCCTACGTTAGCGGCATGCTCTTCTGCCTGGGCATCTTCCTCTCCTTCTACGCGCTGACGCTGCTCATCGCCTGCTGGAAAAGCTGCAG ACAGCAGAAGAAGAAAGGgctcctggctgccctgggctcGCCCAGCACCGACACGG CATCTTTACTGG GCCATGCCCGCGCCACCCCCGACTCTCTCCTCGGGCGTCCCTATGACGGCTACGGCTACGGCTCCTTCG AGAACGGCTCCACCCTGAGCACCGAGGGCGTCACGGACAGCATGGGCTCCACGGAGGTCTCCTACGCGTACGCAG GGCAGGACCCGTTCAAGCGACGCGTCTCCTCCAGCCAGACGAGGCACCTGGCCATTGCGATGG AGCGGTCGCTGGAGAACGTGGCCAGCCGGCCCCGCTTGGACTCGCTCAGCTCCGTGGAGGAGGACGACTACGACACGCTGGCCGACATCGACTCCGACAAGAACGTCATCCGCACCAAg AAATACCTGTCCGTGGCAGACCTGGCCCGAAAGGACAAGCGCGTGCTGCGGAAGAAGTACCAGATCTACTTCTG GAACATCGCCACCATCGCCGTGTTCTACGCCCTCCCGGTCATTCAGCTGGTCATCACCTACCAGACG GTGGTGAACGTTACGGGCAATCAGGACATTTGCTACTACAACTTCCTCTGCGCCCACCCACTGGGCAACCtcag CGCCTTCAACAACATCCTGAGCAACCTGGGCTACATCCTGCTGGGCCTGCTCTTCCTGCTCATTATCCTGCAGCGGGAGATCCACTACAACCGGGCGTTGATGCGCAGTGACACCAATGCCCTG GAGTGTGGCATCCCCAAGCACTTTGGGCTCTTCTATGCCATGGGCACGGCGCTGATGATGGAGGGACTGCTCAGCGCCTGCTACCACGTCTGCCCCAACTACACTAACTTTCAGTTCG ACACCTCCTTCATGTACATGATTGCGGGGCTCTGCATGCTGAAGCTGTACCAGAAGCGCCACCCCGACATCAATGCCAGCGCCTACAGCGCCTATGCCTGCCTGGCCGTCGTCATCTTCTTCTCCGTCGTCGGGGTG GTCTTTGGCAGAGGGAACACGGTGTTCTGGATTGTCTTCTCCGTCATCCACATCTTCGCCACCCTGCTTCTGAGCACGCAGCTCTACTACATGGGCCGCTGGAAGCTGG ACTCGGGGATCCCACGCAGGATCGTGCACGTGATGTACACGGATTGCATCCGCCAGTGCAGTGGGCCCAT GATCGGATGGTGCTGCTGGTCATGGGCAACATCATCAACTGGTCCCT CGCTGCCTACGGCCTCATCATCCGCCCCAATGACTTTGCCTCCTACCTGCTGGCCATCGGCATCTGCAACCTGCTGCTCTACTTCGCCTTCTACATCATCATGA
- the SIDT2 gene encoding SID1 transmembrane family member 2 isoform X1 — protein sequence MLALRLPLVLLLLAPVLPEPPPAKTVSQKEAEFDKIYSDWVNSELVNIYTFNHTVLRNRTEGIRVSVNVLSKLKDTPVLFVVRQKEAVVSFQVPLILRGLYQRKYMYQDVSRTLCQPQVKTELETQFFYVDVSTLSVRNASYQLRATRVENFVLRTDERFSFNATAAQPQYFKYVFPKGVDSVIVKVTSAMAFPCSVISIQDILCPVYDLDNNVAFIGMYQTMTKKAAITVQRKDFPSNSFYVVVVVKTEDEACGGNLRYYPFSKDEPVDQGNRQKALEVVVSPAITSEAYVSGMLFCLGIFLSFYALTLLIACWKSCRQQKKKGLLAALGSPSTDTASLLGHARATPDSLLGRPYDGYGYGSFENGSTLSTEGVTDSMGSTEVSYAYAGQDPFKRRVSSSQTRHLAIAMERSLENVASRPRLDSLSSVEEDDYDTLADIDSDKNVIRTKKYLSVADLARKDKRVLRKKYQIYFWNIATIAVFYALPVIQLVITYQTVVNVTGNQDICYYNFLCAHPLGNLSAFNNILSNLGYILLGLLFLLIILQREIHYNRALMRSDTNALECGIPKHFGLFYAMGTALMMEGLLSACYHVCPNYTNFQFDTSFMYMIAGLCMLKLYQKRHPDINASAYSAYACLAVVIFFSVVGVVFGRGNTVFWIVFSVIHIFATLLLSTQLYYMGRWKLDSGIPRRIVHVMYTDCIRQCSGPMYVDRMVLLVMGNIINWSLAAYGLIIRPNDFASYLLAIGICNLLLYFAFYIIMKLRSGERIKFIPLLCIVCTSVVWGFALFFFFQGLSTWQQTPAESREHNRDCILLDFFDDHDIWHFLSSIAMFGSFLVLLTLDDDLDCVQRDKIYVF from the exons ATGCTGGCCCTGCGCCTGCCCCtcgtcctgctgctgctggcgccgGTGCTGCCCGAGCCCCCGCCTGCCAAGACCGTCTCCCAGAAGGAGGCCGAGTTTGACAAGATCTACTCGGACTGGGTGAACAGCGAGCTGGTGAACATCTACACCTTCAACCACACCGTGCTGAGGAACAGG ACCGAGGGCATCCGGGTGTCGGTGAATGTGCTGTCCAAGCTGAAGGACACGCCCGTGCTCTTCGTGGTGAGGCAGAAGGAGGCAGTGGTGTCCTTCCAGGTGCCGCTGATCCTGCGGGGCCT CTACCAGAGGAAGTACATGTACCAGGACGTGAGCCGTACGCTGTGCCAGCCCCAGGTCAAGACCGAGTTGGAGACGCAGTTCTTCTACGTGGACGTGTCCACACTGTCCGTGAGGAACGCGTCCTACCAGCTACGGGCCACCCGCGTGGAGAACTTCGTGCTCAG GACGGACGAACGGTTCAGCTTCAATGCCACGGCCGCCCAGCCACAG TACTTCAAGTATGTGTTCCCGAAGGGGGTGGACTCGGTGATTGTGAAGGTGACCTCGGCCATGGCCTTCCCCTGCTCCGTCATCTCCATCCAGGACATCCTG TGCCCCGTCTACGACCTGGACAACAACGTGGCCTTCATCGGGATGTACCAGACCATGACCAAGAAGGCGGCCATCACCGTGCAG AGGAAGGATTTCCCCAGCAACAGCTTCtacgtggtggtggtggtgaagaCGGAGGACGAGGCCTGTGGCGGGAATCTGCGTTACTACCCCTTCTCCAAAG ACGAACCCGTAGATCAAGGCAATCGGCAGAAGGCGCTGGAGGTGGTGGTGTCACCTGCTATTACCT CGGAGGCCTACGTTAGCGGCATGCTCTTCTGCCTGGGCATCTTCCTCTCCTTCTACGCGCTGACGCTGCTCATCGCCTGCTGGAAAAGCTGCAG ACAGCAGAAGAAGAAAGGgctcctggctgccctgggctcGCCCAGCACCGACACGG CATCTTTACTGG GCCATGCCCGCGCCACCCCCGACTCTCTCCTCGGGCGTCCCTATGACGGCTACGGCTACGGCTCCTTCG AGAACGGCTCCACCCTGAGCACCGAGGGCGTCACGGACAGCATGGGCTCCACGGAGGTCTCCTACGCGTACGCAG GGCAGGACCCGTTCAAGCGACGCGTCTCCTCCAGCCAGACGAGGCACCTGGCCATTGCGATGG AGCGGTCGCTGGAGAACGTGGCCAGCCGGCCCCGCTTGGACTCGCTCAGCTCCGTGGAGGAGGACGACTACGACACGCTGGCCGACATCGACTCCGACAAGAACGTCATCCGCACCAAg AAATACCTGTCCGTGGCAGACCTGGCCCGAAAGGACAAGCGCGTGCTGCGGAAGAAGTACCAGATCTACTTCTG GAACATCGCCACCATCGCCGTGTTCTACGCCCTCCCGGTCATTCAGCTGGTCATCACCTACCAGACG GTGGTGAACGTTACGGGCAATCAGGACATTTGCTACTACAACTTCCTCTGCGCCCACCCACTGGGCAACCtcag CGCCTTCAACAACATCCTGAGCAACCTGGGCTACATCCTGCTGGGCCTGCTCTTCCTGCTCATTATCCTGCAGCGGGAGATCCACTACAACCGGGCGTTGATGCGCAGTGACACCAATGCCCTG GAGTGTGGCATCCCCAAGCACTTTGGGCTCTTCTATGCCATGGGCACGGCGCTGATGATGGAGGGACTGCTCAGCGCCTGCTACCACGTCTGCCCCAACTACACTAACTTTCAGTTCG ACACCTCCTTCATGTACATGATTGCGGGGCTCTGCATGCTGAAGCTGTACCAGAAGCGCCACCCCGACATCAATGCCAGCGCCTACAGCGCCTATGCCTGCCTGGCCGTCGTCATCTTCTTCTCCGTCGTCGGGGTG GTCTTTGGCAGAGGGAACACGGTGTTCTGGATTGTCTTCTCCGTCATCCACATCTTCGCCACCCTGCTTCTGAGCACGCAGCTCTACTACATGGGCCGCTGGAAGCTGG ACTCGGGGATCCCACGCAGGATCGTGCACGTGATGTACACGGATTGCATCCGCCAGTGCAGTGGGCCCATGTACGTG GATCGGATGGTGCTGCTGGTCATGGGCAACATCATCAACTGGTCCCT CGCTGCCTACGGCCTCATCATCCGCCCCAATGACTTTGCCTCCTACCTGCTGGCCATCGGCATCTGCAACCTGCTGCTCTACTTCGCCTTCTACATCATCATGAAG CTCCGGAGCGGGGAACGCATCAAGTTCATCCCGCTGCTCTGCATCGTCTGCACCTCCGTGGTCTGGGGCTTCgccctcttcttcttcttccaggGTCTCAGCACCTGGCAG CAGACCCCGGCTGAGTCGCGGGAGCACAACAGGGACTGCATCCTGCTGGACTTCTTCGACGACCACGACATCTGGCACTTCCTCTCCTCCATCGCCATGTTCGGCTCCTTCCTG
- the SIDT2 gene encoding SID1 transmembrane family member 2 isoform X2 — protein MLALRLPLVLLLLAPVLPEPPPAKTVSQKEAEFDKIYSDWVNSELVNIYTFNHTVLRNRTEGIRVSVNVLSKLKDTPVLFVVRQKEAVVSFQVPLILRGLYQRKYMYQDVSRTLCQPQVKTELETQFFYVDVSTLSVRNASYQLRATRVENFVLRTDERFSFNATAAQPQYFKYVFPKGVDSVIVKVTSAMAFPCSVISIQDILCPVYDLDNNVAFIGMYQTMTKKAAITVQRKDFPSNSFYVVVVVKTEDEACGGNLRYYPFSKDEPVDQGNRQKALEVVVSPAITSEAYVSGMLFCLGIFLSFYALTLLIACWKSCRQQKKKGLLAALGSPSTDTGHARATPDSLLGRPYDGYGYGSFENGSTLSTEGVTDSMGSTEVSYAYAGQDPFKRRVSSSQTRHLAIAMERSLENVASRPRLDSLSSVEEDDYDTLADIDSDKNVIRTKKYLSVADLARKDKRVLRKKYQIYFWNIATIAVFYALPVIQLVITYQTVVNVTGNQDICYYNFLCAHPLGNLSAFNNILSNLGYILLGLLFLLIILQREIHYNRALMRSDTNALECGIPKHFGLFYAMGTALMMEGLLSACYHVCPNYTNFQFDTSFMYMIAGLCMLKLYQKRHPDINASAYSAYACLAVVIFFSVVGVVFGRGNTVFWIVFSVIHIFATLLLSTQLYYMGRWKLDSGIPRRIVHVMYTDCIRQCSGPMYVDRMVLLVMGNIINWSLAAYGLIIRPNDFASYLLAIGICNLLLYFAFYIIMKLRSGERIKFIPLLCIVCTSVVWGFALFFFFQGLSTWQQTPAESREHNRDCILLDFFDDHDIWHFLSSIAMFGSFLVLLTLDDDLDCVQRDKIYVF, from the exons ATGCTGGCCCTGCGCCTGCCCCtcgtcctgctgctgctggcgccgGTGCTGCCCGAGCCCCCGCCTGCCAAGACCGTCTCCCAGAAGGAGGCCGAGTTTGACAAGATCTACTCGGACTGGGTGAACAGCGAGCTGGTGAACATCTACACCTTCAACCACACCGTGCTGAGGAACAGG ACCGAGGGCATCCGGGTGTCGGTGAATGTGCTGTCCAAGCTGAAGGACACGCCCGTGCTCTTCGTGGTGAGGCAGAAGGAGGCAGTGGTGTCCTTCCAGGTGCCGCTGATCCTGCGGGGCCT CTACCAGAGGAAGTACATGTACCAGGACGTGAGCCGTACGCTGTGCCAGCCCCAGGTCAAGACCGAGTTGGAGACGCAGTTCTTCTACGTGGACGTGTCCACACTGTCCGTGAGGAACGCGTCCTACCAGCTACGGGCCACCCGCGTGGAGAACTTCGTGCTCAG GACGGACGAACGGTTCAGCTTCAATGCCACGGCCGCCCAGCCACAG TACTTCAAGTATGTGTTCCCGAAGGGGGTGGACTCGGTGATTGTGAAGGTGACCTCGGCCATGGCCTTCCCCTGCTCCGTCATCTCCATCCAGGACATCCTG TGCCCCGTCTACGACCTGGACAACAACGTGGCCTTCATCGGGATGTACCAGACCATGACCAAGAAGGCGGCCATCACCGTGCAG AGGAAGGATTTCCCCAGCAACAGCTTCtacgtggtggtggtggtgaagaCGGAGGACGAGGCCTGTGGCGGGAATCTGCGTTACTACCCCTTCTCCAAAG ACGAACCCGTAGATCAAGGCAATCGGCAGAAGGCGCTGGAGGTGGTGGTGTCACCTGCTATTACCT CGGAGGCCTACGTTAGCGGCATGCTCTTCTGCCTGGGCATCTTCCTCTCCTTCTACGCGCTGACGCTGCTCATCGCCTGCTGGAAAAGCTGCAG ACAGCAGAAGAAGAAAGGgctcctggctgccctgggctcGCCCAGCACCGACACGG GCCATGCCCGCGCCACCCCCGACTCTCTCCTCGGGCGTCCCTATGACGGCTACGGCTACGGCTCCTTCG AGAACGGCTCCACCCTGAGCACCGAGGGCGTCACGGACAGCATGGGCTCCACGGAGGTCTCCTACGCGTACGCAG GGCAGGACCCGTTCAAGCGACGCGTCTCCTCCAGCCAGACGAGGCACCTGGCCATTGCGATGG AGCGGTCGCTGGAGAACGTGGCCAGCCGGCCCCGCTTGGACTCGCTCAGCTCCGTGGAGGAGGACGACTACGACACGCTGGCCGACATCGACTCCGACAAGAACGTCATCCGCACCAAg AAATACCTGTCCGTGGCAGACCTGGCCCGAAAGGACAAGCGCGTGCTGCGGAAGAAGTACCAGATCTACTTCTG GAACATCGCCACCATCGCCGTGTTCTACGCCCTCCCGGTCATTCAGCTGGTCATCACCTACCAGACG GTGGTGAACGTTACGGGCAATCAGGACATTTGCTACTACAACTTCCTCTGCGCCCACCCACTGGGCAACCtcag CGCCTTCAACAACATCCTGAGCAACCTGGGCTACATCCTGCTGGGCCTGCTCTTCCTGCTCATTATCCTGCAGCGGGAGATCCACTACAACCGGGCGTTGATGCGCAGTGACACCAATGCCCTG GAGTGTGGCATCCCCAAGCACTTTGGGCTCTTCTATGCCATGGGCACGGCGCTGATGATGGAGGGACTGCTCAGCGCCTGCTACCACGTCTGCCCCAACTACACTAACTTTCAGTTCG ACACCTCCTTCATGTACATGATTGCGGGGCTCTGCATGCTGAAGCTGTACCAGAAGCGCCACCCCGACATCAATGCCAGCGCCTACAGCGCCTATGCCTGCCTGGCCGTCGTCATCTTCTTCTCCGTCGTCGGGGTG GTCTTTGGCAGAGGGAACACGGTGTTCTGGATTGTCTTCTCCGTCATCCACATCTTCGCCACCCTGCTTCTGAGCACGCAGCTCTACTACATGGGCCGCTGGAAGCTGG ACTCGGGGATCCCACGCAGGATCGTGCACGTGATGTACACGGATTGCATCCGCCAGTGCAGTGGGCCCATGTACGTG GATCGGATGGTGCTGCTGGTCATGGGCAACATCATCAACTGGTCCCT CGCTGCCTACGGCCTCATCATCCGCCCCAATGACTTTGCCTCCTACCTGCTGGCCATCGGCATCTGCAACCTGCTGCTCTACTTCGCCTTCTACATCATCATGAAG CTCCGGAGCGGGGAACGCATCAAGTTCATCCCGCTGCTCTGCATCGTCTGCACCTCCGTGGTCTGGGGCTTCgccctcttcttcttcttccaggGTCTCAGCACCTGGCAG CAGACCCCGGCTGAGTCGCGGGAGCACAACAGGGACTGCATCCTGCTGGACTTCTTCGACGACCACGACATCTGGCACTTCCTCTCCTCCATCGCCATGTTCGGCTCCTTCCTG
- the SIDT2 gene encoding SID1 transmembrane family member 2 isoform X3 gives MLALRLPLVLLLLAPVLPEPPPAKTVSQKEAEFDKIYSDWVNSELVNIYTFNHTVLRNRTEGIRVSVNVLSKLKDTPVLFVVRQKEAVVSFQVPLILRGLYQRKYMYQDVSRTLCQPQVKTELETQFFYVDVSTLSVRNASYQLRATRVENFVLRTDERFSFNATAAQPQYFKYVFPKGVDSVIVKVTSAMAFPCSVISIQDILCPVYDLDNNVAFIGMYQTMTKKAAITVQRKDFPSNSFYVVVVVKTEDEACGGNLRYYPFSKDEPVDQGNRQKALEVVVSPAITSEAYVSGMLFCLGIFLSFYALTLLIACWKSCRQQKKKGLLAALGSPSTDTASLLGHARATPDSLLGRPYDGYGYGSFENGSTLSTEGVTDSMGSTEVSYAYAERSLENVASRPRLDSLSSVEEDDYDTLADIDSDKNVIRTKKYLSVADLARKDKRVLRKKYQIYFWNIATIAVFYALPVIQLVITYQTVVNVTGNQDICYYNFLCAHPLGNLSAFNNILSNLGYILLGLLFLLIILQREIHYNRALMRSDTNALECGIPKHFGLFYAMGTALMMEGLLSACYHVCPNYTNFQFDTSFMYMIAGLCMLKLYQKRHPDINASAYSAYACLAVVIFFSVVGVVFGRGNTVFWIVFSVIHIFATLLLSTQLYYMGRWKLDSGIPRRIVHVMYTDCIRQCSGPMYVDRMVLLVMGNIINWSLAAYGLIIRPNDFASYLLAIGICNLLLYFAFYIIMKLRSGERIKFIPLLCIVCTSVVWGFALFFFFQGLSTWQQTPAESREHNRDCILLDFFDDHDIWHFLSSIAMFGSFLVLLTLDDDLDCVQRDKIYVF, from the exons ATGCTGGCCCTGCGCCTGCCCCtcgtcctgctgctgctggcgccgGTGCTGCCCGAGCCCCCGCCTGCCAAGACCGTCTCCCAGAAGGAGGCCGAGTTTGACAAGATCTACTCGGACTGGGTGAACAGCGAGCTGGTGAACATCTACACCTTCAACCACACCGTGCTGAGGAACAGG ACCGAGGGCATCCGGGTGTCGGTGAATGTGCTGTCCAAGCTGAAGGACACGCCCGTGCTCTTCGTGGTGAGGCAGAAGGAGGCAGTGGTGTCCTTCCAGGTGCCGCTGATCCTGCGGGGCCT CTACCAGAGGAAGTACATGTACCAGGACGTGAGCCGTACGCTGTGCCAGCCCCAGGTCAAGACCGAGTTGGAGACGCAGTTCTTCTACGTGGACGTGTCCACACTGTCCGTGAGGAACGCGTCCTACCAGCTACGGGCCACCCGCGTGGAGAACTTCGTGCTCAG GACGGACGAACGGTTCAGCTTCAATGCCACGGCCGCCCAGCCACAG TACTTCAAGTATGTGTTCCCGAAGGGGGTGGACTCGGTGATTGTGAAGGTGACCTCGGCCATGGCCTTCCCCTGCTCCGTCATCTCCATCCAGGACATCCTG TGCCCCGTCTACGACCTGGACAACAACGTGGCCTTCATCGGGATGTACCAGACCATGACCAAGAAGGCGGCCATCACCGTGCAG AGGAAGGATTTCCCCAGCAACAGCTTCtacgtggtggtggtggtgaagaCGGAGGACGAGGCCTGTGGCGGGAATCTGCGTTACTACCCCTTCTCCAAAG ACGAACCCGTAGATCAAGGCAATCGGCAGAAGGCGCTGGAGGTGGTGGTGTCACCTGCTATTACCT CGGAGGCCTACGTTAGCGGCATGCTCTTCTGCCTGGGCATCTTCCTCTCCTTCTACGCGCTGACGCTGCTCATCGCCTGCTGGAAAAGCTGCAG ACAGCAGAAGAAGAAAGGgctcctggctgccctgggctcGCCCAGCACCGACACGG CATCTTTACTGG GCCATGCCCGCGCCACCCCCGACTCTCTCCTCGGGCGTCCCTATGACGGCTACGGCTACGGCTCCTTCG AGAACGGCTCCACCCTGAGCACCGAGGGCGTCACGGACAGCATGGGCTCCACGGAGGTCTCCTACGCGTACGCAG AGCGGTCGCTGGAGAACGTGGCCAGCCGGCCCCGCTTGGACTCGCTCAGCTCCGTGGAGGAGGACGACTACGACACGCTGGCCGACATCGACTCCGACAAGAACGTCATCCGCACCAAg AAATACCTGTCCGTGGCAGACCTGGCCCGAAAGGACAAGCGCGTGCTGCGGAAGAAGTACCAGATCTACTTCTG GAACATCGCCACCATCGCCGTGTTCTACGCCCTCCCGGTCATTCAGCTGGTCATCACCTACCAGACG GTGGTGAACGTTACGGGCAATCAGGACATTTGCTACTACAACTTCCTCTGCGCCCACCCACTGGGCAACCtcag CGCCTTCAACAACATCCTGAGCAACCTGGGCTACATCCTGCTGGGCCTGCTCTTCCTGCTCATTATCCTGCAGCGGGAGATCCACTACAACCGGGCGTTGATGCGCAGTGACACCAATGCCCTG GAGTGTGGCATCCCCAAGCACTTTGGGCTCTTCTATGCCATGGGCACGGCGCTGATGATGGAGGGACTGCTCAGCGCCTGCTACCACGTCTGCCCCAACTACACTAACTTTCAGTTCG ACACCTCCTTCATGTACATGATTGCGGGGCTCTGCATGCTGAAGCTGTACCAGAAGCGCCACCCCGACATCAATGCCAGCGCCTACAGCGCCTATGCCTGCCTGGCCGTCGTCATCTTCTTCTCCGTCGTCGGGGTG GTCTTTGGCAGAGGGAACACGGTGTTCTGGATTGTCTTCTCCGTCATCCACATCTTCGCCACCCTGCTTCTGAGCACGCAGCTCTACTACATGGGCCGCTGGAAGCTGG ACTCGGGGATCCCACGCAGGATCGTGCACGTGATGTACACGGATTGCATCCGCCAGTGCAGTGGGCCCATGTACGTG GATCGGATGGTGCTGCTGGTCATGGGCAACATCATCAACTGGTCCCT CGCTGCCTACGGCCTCATCATCCGCCCCAATGACTTTGCCTCCTACCTGCTGGCCATCGGCATCTGCAACCTGCTGCTCTACTTCGCCTTCTACATCATCATGAAG CTCCGGAGCGGGGAACGCATCAAGTTCATCCCGCTGCTCTGCATCGTCTGCACCTCCGTGGTCTGGGGCTTCgccctcttcttcttcttccaggGTCTCAGCACCTGGCAG CAGACCCCGGCTGAGTCGCGGGAGCACAACAGGGACTGCATCCTGCTGGACTTCTTCGACGACCACGACATCTGGCACTTCCTCTCCTCCATCGCCATGTTCGGCTCCTTCCTG